A single genomic interval of Polynucleobacter necessarius harbors:
- the holA gene encoding DNA polymerase III subunit delta: MVKVDFLQAHLKSLGSGGAMLPLYVFSGDEPLLMMEAMDQLRSAAKKQNFTEREVLLQERGFDWSALLNAGQTMSLFGDKRWVELRIPTGKPGRDGADALKQFAAQIASQGASSEGSGTVVCIVLPRLDGKTKTSVWFSALDDAGMAIQIDSLDRSHLPQWIAGRLKRQEQEVEAGQKGQRALEFIADQVEGNLIAAHQEILKLGLLYPTGKLTEEQIRSSILKVARYNVFELTEAMLAGDLARLNRMLDGLKGEGEPLVLILWSVTEELRILSKLKAASDAGESVQNLMRANRIWGNKERLYPAALRRVQPLKLRRAMQVAAGLDRQVKGLHAAELPADPWDGLRLVGHLLR, from the coding sequence ATGGTTAAAGTGGATTTTTTGCAAGCGCACCTCAAATCCTTGGGCTCTGGGGGTGCAATGTTGCCGCTCTATGTATTTAGTGGCGATGAACCATTGCTCATGATGGAGGCTATGGATCAGCTGCGATCTGCTGCCAAAAAACAAAACTTCACCGAGCGTGAAGTCTTATTGCAAGAGCGCGGATTTGACTGGAGCGCCCTATTAAATGCGGGTCAAACCATGTCTCTGTTTGGCGATAAGCGTTGGGTAGAGTTACGTATACCTACTGGCAAGCCTGGGCGTGATGGCGCAGATGCTTTAAAACAATTCGCCGCTCAAATTGCTTCGCAGGGAGCTAGTTCAGAAGGTTCTGGTACGGTAGTGTGTATCGTTTTACCTCGCCTGGATGGCAAGACAAAGACGTCCGTATGGTTTAGCGCCTTAGATGATGCCGGTATGGCGATTCAGATTGATTCTTTGGATCGCAGCCATTTGCCGCAATGGATAGCAGGACGATTAAAGCGTCAAGAACAAGAAGTGGAAGCAGGGCAAAAAGGTCAGCGTGCATTGGAATTTATCGCCGATCAAGTGGAAGGTAATTTGATTGCTGCTCACCAGGAGATTTTGAAGCTCGGACTGCTTTACCCCACTGGAAAACTCACTGAAGAGCAAATTCGTTCCTCCATTTTGAAAGTGGCGCGTTATAACGTCTTTGAATTAACCGAAGCAATGCTTGCTGGCGATCTGGCGAGGCTCAATCGCATGTTAGATGGCCTAAAAGGCGAGGGTGAGCCGCTGGTATTGATTCTGTGGAGCGTAACTGAAGAGCTTCGGATACTATCTAAATTAAAGGCAGCCAGTGATGCGGGTGAGTCTGTGCAGAACTTGATGCGTGCAAACCGAATTTGGGGCAATAAAGAACGTTTATACCCAGCGGCATTAAGAAGGGTGCAGCCCCTCAAGTTGCGCAGAGCAATGCAGGTTGCTGCCGGTTTAGACCGCCAAGTTAAGGGATTGCATGCGGCAGAGTTGCCTGCGGATCCCTGGGATGGTTTGCGTTTAGTTGGGCATTTATTGCGTTAA
- a CDS encoding THUMP domain-containing class I SAM-dependent RNA methyltransferase: MRFFVVCPGGLEVPLAQELADIAGRPECKALGVWVIDPTPTGPTGGVGLAAPLSAAMALNLHSRIASRVLLQMAQSPYRQEEGLYKLASGFAWEEWFTSKQTLRVDVTAHRSPLKRGLNFATLKIKDAIVDRLRDVTGDRPSIDTAFPDVRVQAHLTATQVTIYLDTSGEALFKRGWRDEKGDAPLKENLAAGILSFTAWKPGKTLFDPMCGSGTFLIEAAQMALSIPPGAIRAGMYGDDAKPSRLAYRPLLTSSHGFGFQRLKPFNEAAEQKRWGDLKEAALALMLEKRKQLPNVESLKISGGDINEKLVSMFKGNWQRAQLPDQPAVRQIDALAAKPPGNANEGVMLLNPPYGERLVIKGGRGQECVSNQDANDSYADEPENRFEMNLETGRQSAKRSSRESLKKLQAQEEQDPKFVEFLRQFGQHLKDDFGGWNIFVLTADMALPGQLRIKESKHTPMFNGPIECRLFKFEMHAKRLT, translated from the coding sequence ATGAGATTTTTTGTCGTTTGTCCAGGTGGATTAGAGGTGCCGCTTGCCCAGGAGCTAGCTGATATCGCTGGACGCCCAGAATGTAAGGCTTTGGGGGTGTGGGTAATAGACCCCACTCCGACTGGTCCTACTGGTGGTGTCGGTCTTGCCGCGCCGCTTTCCGCGGCTATGGCATTGAACTTGCATTCTCGTATTGCAAGTCGGGTGTTATTGCAAATGGCCCAATCACCCTACAGACAAGAAGAGGGTTTATATAAATTAGCTAGTGGTTTCGCGTGGGAAGAGTGGTTTACTTCTAAGCAAACTTTGCGAGTTGATGTCACTGCGCATCGCTCTCCATTAAAAAGGGGTTTAAATTTCGCAACCCTCAAAATTAAAGATGCCATCGTTGATCGCTTGCGTGATGTGACGGGAGATCGTCCAAGTATTGATACGGCCTTTCCGGATGTCAGGGTACAGGCGCATTTAACTGCAACTCAAGTAACTATTTATTTGGATACTTCTGGTGAAGCTTTGTTTAAGCGCGGTTGGCGTGATGAAAAAGGTGATGCGCCACTAAAAGAAAATTTAGCAGCTGGTATTTTGTCATTCACTGCGTGGAAGCCTGGTAAAACCTTATTTGATCCAATGTGCGGTAGCGGCACCTTTTTAATTGAAGCTGCTCAGATGGCTTTATCCATTCCGCCTGGCGCCATTCGTGCAGGTATGTATGGCGATGATGCTAAGCCGAGTCGATTAGCTTATCGTCCTTTGCTTACTTCATCCCATGGGTTTGGATTTCAGCGACTCAAGCCATTTAATGAGGCTGCCGAGCAAAAGCGCTGGGGCGATTTAAAAGAGGCGGCACTGGCACTGATGCTGGAAAAGCGTAAGCAACTTCCGAACGTAGAATCTTTGAAAATTTCTGGCGGTGATATCAATGAGAAGTTGGTATCCATGTTCAAAGGCAATTGGCAAAGAGCGCAATTGCCCGATCAACCGGCAGTTCGTCAGATCGATGCTTTAGCGGCTAAGCCTCCTGGCAACGCGAATGAAGGGGTGATGTTATTAAACCCGCCGTATGGTGAGCGCTTAGTGATTAAGGGTGGTCGTGGTCAGGAGTGCGTCTCCAATCAAGATGCAAACGATAGCTATGCCGATGAACCGGAAAATCGCTTTGAAATGAATCTGGAGACAGGGCGTCAAAGTGCGAAACGTTCCAGTCGTGAATCGCTAAAGAAATTGCAGGCACAGGAAGAGCAAGATCCGAAATTTGTTGAGTTCTTGCGTCAGTTTGGACAACATCTCAAAGATGATTTTGGTGGCTGGAATATATTTGTGCTGACGGCGGATATGGCCCTGCCAGGCCAATTGCGTATTAAAGAGTCTAAGCACACACCCATGTTTAATGGTCCTATTGAATGTCGTTTATTCAAGTTTGAGATGCATGCTAAACGACTCACTTAA
- a CDS encoding CopD family protein produces MSNAYLWVKTLHIVFITSWFAGLFYLPRIFVNLAEETNAEAYARLLGMADRLFRFMTILAVPAVLFGLTLWLYFGIGAGDVWMYAKLFFVILVIGYHHTCLSLLKKFRAGIINKRSAVWFRWFNEVPVILLVIIVALVLFKP; encoded by the coding sequence ATGAGCAATGCCTACCTTTGGGTAAAAACCTTGCACATCGTATTTATTACCTCCTGGTTTGCTGGTTTGTTCTATCTGCCGAGAATTTTTGTCAATTTAGCTGAAGAGACAAATGCGGAAGCGTATGCAAGACTCTTGGGTATGGCAGATCGCCTCTTTCGATTTATGACGATCTTGGCGGTTCCCGCGGTTTTGTTTGGCCTAACGCTCTGGCTTTATTTTGGTATTGGCGCGGGCGATGTTTGGATGTATGCCAAACTATTTTTTGTGATCTTGGTGATTGGTTATCACCATACGTGCCTCAGCTTGCTGAAGAAGTTTCGTGCTGGTATCATCAATAAGCGATCCGCCGTATGGTTTCGTTGGTTTAACGAAGTGCCCGTAATCTTGCTGGTCATTATTGTCGCCCTAGTGCTTTTTAAGCCCTAA
- the leuS gene encoding leucine--tRNA ligase, with amino-acid sequence MSKDYDYRSIEAAAQADWEAAQVYQVVEGAVDAQGKQKPKYYACSMLPYPSGKLHMGHVRNYTINDVMVRQLRMQGYNVLMPMGWDAFGMPAENAAIQNKVPPAKWTYDNIAYMKKQMAAMGLAIDWSRAVATCNPDYYCWNQWLFLKMLEKGIAYRKTQVVNWDPIDQTVLANEQVIDGRGWRSGALVEKREIPGYYFNITAYAERLLSGLDGLGWPERVKTMQQNWIGKSRGVRFAFKHDIADDHGNVIQDGLLYVFTTRADTIMGVTFCAVAAEHPLAAKAAANNPELAAFIEKCKTGSAIEADLATQEKEGMFTGLYVTHPLTQKPVPVWVGNYVLMSYGDGAVMGVPAHDKRDFAFALKYDLPIKQVIARKGESPMFNATRWEDWYAQKDDAVCFNSAQFDGLSHDEAVSAVAKELGKLGIGEIKTTYRLRDWGISRQRYWGTPIPIIHCGDEGNPGCGAVPVPEADLPVVLPEDCVPDGSGNPLNKRADFLNVKCPKCGKPARRETDTMDTFVDSSWYFIRYTGPNAKTMVDECNEYWMPMDQYIGGIEHAILHLLYARFWTKVMRDLNLITFDEPFQNLLTQGMVLNETYYSEDASGKKTWLNPLDVELDLDEKGRPQGAQLIGDASNAPVIICGVEKMSKSKNNGVDPQALIDQYGADTARLFVMFAAPPEQQLEWSGAGVDGASRFLRRVWMYSSSQAAALRDASDVLANNLNDAEKELRREVHTILKQANFDYQRRQYNTVVSAAMKMLNILEPIKLDQNAAISVPVLRECLSVLLRVLYPVVPHMTHVLWKELGYTKTFGLLLDAPWPSVDEAALVQTELTLMLQVNGKLRGDIKVSADANKDQIEALALQSEPAQKALNSSAPKKVIVVPGRLVNIVA; translated from the coding sequence ATGAGTAAGGATTACGACTACCGCAGTATTGAGGCGGCAGCGCAAGCTGATTGGGAAGCTGCGCAAGTCTATCAAGTGGTTGAGGGCGCGGTGGATGCGCAAGGCAAGCAAAAGCCAAAGTACTACGCGTGCTCTATGTTGCCTTACCCATCCGGCAAGCTCCACATGGGGCATGTGCGCAACTACACCATCAATGATGTGATGGTGCGTCAGCTTCGTATGCAGGGCTATAACGTCTTGATGCCTATGGGTTGGGATGCCTTTGGTATGCCTGCGGAAAATGCGGCGATTCAGAATAAAGTACCGCCAGCGAAATGGACCTACGACAACATTGCTTATATGAAGAAGCAAATGGCTGCGATGGGTTTGGCTATCGATTGGTCACGTGCAGTAGCAACCTGTAATCCTGATTACTATTGTTGGAACCAGTGGCTCTTTTTGAAGATGCTAGAAAAAGGGATTGCCTATCGTAAGACTCAGGTGGTGAACTGGGATCCAATCGATCAAACGGTTTTAGCAAACGAGCAAGTGATAGATGGTCGTGGTTGGCGCTCTGGTGCTTTAGTGGAAAAGCGCGAGATCCCAGGCTACTATTTCAACATCACTGCTTATGCTGAGCGGTTGCTTTCCGGTTTGGATGGTCTGGGTTGGCCTGAGCGTGTGAAGACCATGCAGCAGAACTGGATTGGTAAAAGTCGCGGTGTGCGTTTTGCCTTTAAGCATGACATTGCTGATGATCATGGCAACGTCATTCAAGATGGTCTGCTGTATGTTTTTACAACGCGTGCAGATACCATTATGGGGGTTACTTTCTGTGCTGTAGCCGCTGAGCATCCCTTAGCTGCTAAAGCGGCAGCCAATAATCCAGAACTTGCTGCATTTATTGAGAAATGCAAAACAGGTAGCGCTATTGAAGCTGATTTGGCTACCCAAGAAAAAGAAGGCATGTTTACAGGTCTTTATGTCACACATCCTTTGACGCAGAAGCCTGTTCCAGTTTGGGTTGGTAACTACGTCTTAATGTCTTACGGTGATGGTGCAGTGATGGGTGTGCCTGCGCATGATAAGCGTGATTTTGCTTTCGCGCTCAAGTATGACTTGCCGATTAAGCAGGTGATTGCCCGCAAAGGTGAATCACCTATGTTTAATGCGACACGCTGGGAAGATTGGTATGCTCAAAAAGATGATGCGGTTTGCTTTAATAGCGCGCAGTTTGATGGTCTGTCCCATGACGAGGCAGTCAGTGCTGTTGCTAAAGAATTAGGAAAACTTGGTATTGGTGAGATCAAAACCACCTATCGCTTGCGTGACTGGGGCATCTCTCGTCAGCGCTATTGGGGTACGCCGATACCGATTATTCATTGTGGCGATGAAGGTAATCCAGGTTGTGGCGCAGTGCCCGTGCCCGAGGCCGATCTGCCGGTAGTGTTGCCAGAAGATTGCGTGCCAGATGGCAGTGGTAATCCGCTCAATAAGCGGGCTGATTTTTTGAATGTGAAATGTCCGAAATGCGGTAAACCAGCACGTCGTGAAACCGACACCATGGATACCTTTGTGGATTCTTCTTGGTATTTCATACGCTATACCGGCCCTAATGCGAAAACCATGGTCGATGAGTGTAATGAATACTGGATGCCTATGGATCAATACATTGGCGGTATTGAGCATGCCATCTTACATCTGCTGTATGCGCGATTCTGGACTAAGGTTATGCGTGATCTCAATCTCATTACTTTTGATGAGCCTTTCCAGAATTTGCTGACCCAAGGCATGGTTCTCAATGAGACTTATTACTCCGAAGATGCTTCAGGTAAAAAGACTTGGCTCAATCCTCTCGATGTGGAATTAGATCTAGATGAAAAAGGCCGCCCTCAAGGCGCCCAATTGATTGGAGACGCTTCTAATGCGCCGGTAATCATTTGTGGCGTGGAGAAGATGTCCAAGAGTAAGAACAATGGCGTTGATCCTCAGGCTCTCATTGATCAGTATGGCGCAGATACTGCCCGTTTGTTTGTGATGTTCGCCGCTCCCCCTGAGCAGCAGTTGGAGTGGTCTGGGGCTGGCGTCGATGGCGCTTCCCGTTTCTTGCGCCGAGTATGGATGTACTCCAGCAGTCAAGCGGCCGCCTTACGTGATGCGTCAGATGTATTAGCAAACAACTTAAATGACGCTGAAAAAGAACTGCGCCGTGAAGTCCATACGATTTTGAAGCAAGCCAATTTTGACTATCAACGTCGTCAGTACAACACGGTTGTTTCCGCGGCAATGAAGATGCTCAATATTCTTGAGCCGATTAAGCTCGATCAAAATGCCGCTATTAGCGTACCGGTGTTGCGAGAATGTTTAAGCGTTTTGTTGCGCGTTCTTTATCCAGTAGTTCCGCACATGACCCATGTATTGTGGAAAGAGCTGGGCTATACCAAGACTTTTGGTCTTTTGCTGGATGCCCCTTGGCCTTCTGTGGATGAGGCTGCATTGGTTCAGACTGAATTGACCTTGATGTTGCAAGTGAACGGTAAGTTACGTGGCGATATTAAGGTGTCAGCAGATGCCAATAAGGATCAAATTGAGGCTTTAGCTTTGCAAAGTGAGCCAGCTCAAAAAGCCTTAAATAGTAGCGCACCAAAGAAAGTAATCGTAGTGCCTGGTCGTTTGGTCAATATTGTTGCTTAA
- a CDS encoding symmetrical bis(5'-nucleosyl)-tetraphosphatase: MSKIYAIGDVQGCASSLKALIKKLPAKSKMIFLGDLVNRGPDSLGALRYLKTIQASGRAECILGNHDLHLLAIDAGLRKTKGLDTVAPILHAPDRTELVDWLRKRPMALSNGNVLTVHAGVLPQWDLQQTIECAHEVEKALRSKSYKTFLANMYGNTPTKWSNSLKGYDRLRVITNALTRMRFCSPTGQMEFESKEGLEDGPEGYTPWFMASNRKTTDTLIYFGHWSTLGLLRKHNVIGLDTGCVWGGKLTALEIASANKDSKKLQIIQADGYDHPLRM, translated from the coding sequence ATGAGCAAGATCTATGCCATAGGTGATGTCCAAGGCTGCGCATCTTCGTTAAAAGCCCTAATCAAAAAGCTTCCAGCCAAATCTAAAATGATTTTTTTGGGGGATTTAGTCAATCGCGGTCCAGACTCCCTGGGCGCATTGCGCTACTTAAAAACCATACAAGCATCCGGTCGCGCTGAATGCATCTTGGGTAATCATGATTTACACCTTCTCGCGATTGATGCCGGTCTTCGCAAAACCAAAGGACTAGATACGGTTGCGCCCATTTTGCATGCCCCCGATCGCACTGAATTGGTTGATTGGTTACGAAAACGTCCTATGGCCTTGAGCAACGGTAATGTACTGACTGTTCATGCAGGAGTGCTGCCGCAATGGGATTTACAACAAACGATTGAGTGCGCACATGAGGTAGAAAAAGCTTTGCGTAGTAAGTCCTATAAAACCTTTTTAGCCAATATGTATGGCAATACTCCAACGAAATGGAGCAACTCATTAAAGGGCTATGATCGCTTGCGAGTGATCACGAATGCATTAACCCGCATGCGCTTTTGTAGCCCTACTGGCCAAATGGAGTTTGAAAGTAAAGAGGGTTTAGAAGATGGTCCCGAGGGTTATACCCCTTGGTTTATGGCGTCCAATAGAAAAACCACGGATACCTTGATTTACTTTGGACATTGGTCCACATTGGGGCTGTTACGCAAACACAATGTCATTGGCCTAGATACTGGTTGCGTTTGGGGCGGAAAACTCACTGCTCTTGAAATCGCATCTGCAAACAAAGACAGCAAGAAATTACAAATCATTCAAGCGGATGGTTATGACCACCCACTCAGAATGTAA
- a CDS encoding rubredoxin, whose protein sequence is MELKTYMCLICGWVYDEAAGLPEAGIAPGTLWKDVPMNWTCPECGARKEDFEMMAI, encoded by the coding sequence ATGGAATTGAAAACGTATATGTGTTTGATTTGTGGCTGGGTCTATGACGAAGCCGCGGGCTTACCAGAGGCAGGCATTGCGCCAGGAACTCTATGGAAAGATGTGCCAATGAACTGGACTTGTCCAGAGTGCGGTGCCCGTAAAGAAGATTTTGAAATGATGGCAATTTAA
- a CDS encoding glutamate-5-semialdehyde dehydrogenase, whose product MSSAIQEMMQNIGIRARAASRAMARASSEQKNQALLHIAKVVRQQADEIQKINQMDVERAKANGQDAVFVDRLTMTPKTIETMALGLEQIVSMEDPIGKISTFQKQASGIELGQMRVPLGVIGIIYESRPNVTIDAAALCLKSGNAVILRGGSEAIDSNTLLAEIIQDGLAAPGLPKDAVQVVTTTDRSAVGEMITMTQYIDVIVPRGGKSLIARLMAEARVPMIKHLDGICHTYIDADADVAMAVKVCENAKTQRYAPCNAMETLLVNQEIAQKVLPTLCKIYQDKGVELRVDQLTRKTLEANGFQKLVDAKEEDWQTEYLAPILSIKTVANIDEAMNHIEQYGSKHTDAIITNNKAQADRFLREVDSASVMVNASTRFADGFEYGLGAEIGISNDKLHTRGPVGLDGLTSLKYVVMGHGEIRT is encoded by the coding sequence ATGAGTTCAGCTATACAAGAAATGATGCAAAACATTGGCATTCGAGCACGGGCTGCATCGCGCGCAATGGCGCGTGCATCGAGTGAGCAAAAGAATCAGGCTTTGTTACATATCGCTAAAGTTGTTCGTCAGCAAGCAGATGAGATTCAGAAGATTAATCAGATGGACGTTGAGCGTGCGAAAGCAAATGGACAAGATGCAGTCTTTGTTGATCGCTTAACTATGACCCCTAAAACTATTGAGACCATGGCTTTAGGTTTGGAGCAAATTGTTTCTATGGAAGATCCTATTGGAAAAATTTCAACTTTTCAAAAGCAAGCATCAGGAATTGAATTAGGTCAGATGCGTGTTCCACTGGGCGTGATTGGCATCATTTATGAATCACGTCCTAATGTCACTATTGATGCTGCTGCCTTGTGCTTAAAGTCAGGTAATGCGGTAATTCTGCGTGGCGGTTCTGAAGCCATTGATTCCAATACTTTATTGGCCGAAATTATTCAGGATGGCTTAGCTGCCCCAGGCCTGCCTAAGGATGCAGTGCAGGTGGTGACCACTACGGATCGTAGCGCTGTTGGTGAAATGATCACCATGACTCAATATATCGATGTGATCGTGCCGCGTGGCGGCAAGAGCTTGATTGCCCGTTTAATGGCGGAAGCACGTGTACCAATGATTAAGCATTTAGATGGTATCTGCCACACTTATATTGACGCTGATGCTGATGTGGCGATGGCCGTTAAAGTATGTGAGAACGCCAAGACCCAGCGCTATGCGCCTTGCAATGCAATGGAGACCTTGCTTGTTAATCAAGAGATTGCGCAAAAAGTATTGCCTACACTCTGTAAGATTTATCAAGATAAAGGTGTCGAGCTACGAGTGGATCAACTCACTCGCAAAACACTTGAAGCCAATGGCTTTCAGAAGTTAGTAGATGCTAAAGAAGAAGATTGGCAGACCGAGTACTTAGCGCCAATCTTGTCGATTAAGACCGTGGCCAATATTGATGAGGCGATGAATCATATTGAGCAATACGGGAGTAAGCATACTGATGCCATCATCACCAATAACAAGGCGCAGGCTGACCGATTCTTGCGTGAAGTCGATAGCGCCAGCGTCATGGTCAATGCGAGCACACGCTTCGCGGATGGCTTTGAGTATGGCCTCGGTGCTGAAATCGGTATTTCGAATGACAAGCTGCATACCCGCGGCCCAGTTGGCCTCGATGGCTTGACCTCATTGAAGTACGTGGTCATGGGTCACGGCGAGATTCGGACTTAA
- the hemL gene encoding glutamate-1-semialdehyde 2,1-aminomutase, translating to MDQNEALFERAQKTIPGGVNSPVRAFRQIGGTPRFVAKAKGPYFWDANDQRYIDLIMSWGPMIVGHANPEVVAAVQKAAETSFSYGAPTEGEIELAERICALMPSVEQVRMVSSGTEATMSALRLARGYTGRDLIIKFEGCYHGHAASLLVKAGSGLLTFADSTQNAPSSGGVPQDLVKHTVVLPYNDVAAIEEVFKKQGDQIAAVIIEPIAGNMNLIKPSKEFVSAIRNLTSKHGAVLIYDEVMTGFRVALGGAQSLQGITPDLTCLGKVMGGGMPMAAFGGKKEIMSKLAPLGNVYQAGTLSGNPVAVAAGLKTLEIIAREGFYECLTGQTEKLMAGLKAAADKNKISFAVDSVGGIFGFYFADYVPNSYEAVTKTNIDAFKKFFHLMLDEGVYLAPSAYEAGFTSIAHDNAVLDEIISAAENSFKKL from the coding sequence GTGGATCAAAACGAAGCGCTGTTTGAGCGCGCACAAAAAACCATCCCTGGTGGTGTGAACTCTCCAGTGAGGGCTTTCCGGCAGATTGGTGGAACACCACGTTTTGTTGCTAAAGCCAAAGGCCCTTATTTTTGGGATGCTAATGATCAGCGCTATATCGATTTAATTATGTCTTGGGGACCTATGATTGTGGGCCATGCAAATCCAGAGGTAGTGGCAGCGGTTCAAAAGGCCGCTGAAACCAGCTTTAGTTATGGCGCACCCACAGAGGGCGAGATTGAATTAGCAGAGCGCATTTGCGCCTTAATGCCTAGTGTTGAACAGGTGCGCATGGTCTCTAGTGGAACTGAGGCGACGATGAGTGCTTTGCGCTTGGCTCGTGGCTATACCGGTCGTGATTTGATTATCAAGTTTGAGGGTTGCTATCACGGACATGCTGCAAGCCTACTAGTGAAAGCTGGGTCAGGATTGCTCACTTTTGCGGATTCTACGCAAAATGCGCCATCTTCTGGTGGGGTGCCGCAGGATTTAGTGAAACATACTGTGGTGCTGCCGTACAACGATGTTGCAGCCATTGAAGAGGTATTCAAAAAGCAGGGTGATCAAATTGCCGCAGTCATCATTGAGCCGATTGCTGGCAATATGAATTTGATTAAACCTTCAAAAGAATTTGTATCCGCTATTCGTAATCTGACCAGCAAGCATGGCGCTGTATTGATTTACGACGAAGTGATGACTGGCTTTCGAGTTGCTTTAGGCGGTGCACAGTCTTTGCAAGGTATTACTCCAGATCTAACCTGTTTAGGTAAAGTGATGGGCGGCGGCATGCCGATGGCAGCCTTTGGTGGCAAAAAAGAAATTATGTCCAAGCTTGCTCCGCTAGGTAATGTGTATCAGGCCGGCACCCTCTCGGGCAATCCGGTGGCTGTAGCCGCGGGCTTAAAGACTTTAGAGATTATTGCCAGAGAAGGTTTCTACGAGTGCTTAACTGGCCAGACTGAAAAACTCATGGCTGGTTTAAAAGCAGCTGCCGATAAAAATAAGATTTCTTTTGCGGTAGACAGTGTTGGCGGCATATTTGGGTTTTACTTTGCCGATTATGTACCCAACTCGTATGAGGCAGTGACAAAAACTAATATTGATGCCTTTAAGAAGTTCTTCCACCTGATGCTGGATGAGGGTGTCTATTTGGCGCCATCAGCCTACGAAGCGGGCTTTACCTCTATTGCGCATGACAACGCGGTATTAGATGAAATTATTTCCGCTGCCGAAAATTCATTTAAAAAGCTTTAG
- the lptE gene encoding LPS assembly lipoprotein LptE, with product MSVNSLRRAILGFMATAPFSGLIACGYRLRGMVDLPFKVIAITGNPSPPLRADLQTAILTGTDAKVAINPKGADLILEITNDINGREILAYNLNGQVSAYRLNIRVGFRAYDLAGSEIVPEAEIYMTRDMDFTVSTVLATDAQIQKFLTLRRKDLAIQILRRVAAARAPQSRAF from the coding sequence ATGAGCGTAAATTCCCTGCGTCGTGCAATTCTAGGTTTCATGGCTACTGCACCCTTCAGTGGGTTGATCGCTTGTGGCTATCGTTTGCGCGGCATGGTGGATTTACCATTTAAGGTCATCGCGATCACAGGCAATCCATCCCCACCATTGCGAGCCGACCTGCAAACTGCCATTCTGACGGGCACTGATGCAAAGGTGGCTATTAATCCTAAAGGCGCTGACCTGATTTTAGAAATTACCAACGATATTAATGGCCGCGAGATCTTGGCCTACAACTTGAATGGTCAAGTATCCGCATATCGACTCAATATCCGTGTTGGTTTCAGGGCTTACGATTTAGCTGGATCTGAAATAGTTCCTGAGGCAGAGATTTACATGACCAGAGACATGGACTTTACGGTATCGACCGTTTTGGCTACCGATGCACAAATTCAGAAATTCTTAACTTTGAGGCGTAAAGATTTAGCGATACAAATCTTACGTCGTGTTGCCGCCGCAAGGGCGCCGCAATCAAGAGCTTTCTAG
- the dapB gene encoding 4-hydroxy-tetrahydrodipicolinate reductase translates to MKIAIAGATGRMGKMLVEAVLNTADAQLVGALEHTTCPKLGEDTGAFLGKKTGVLISADVAQVLANAEFLIDFTRPEGTMAHLIVAEKTGVKMIIGTTGLTTDQIASLKKAAAKLAIVFAPNMSVGVNATFKLLEIAAKMLNQGYDIEIIESHHKHKVDAPSGTALKMGEVIADALGEKLDDVAVYAREGHTGERKEGSIGFATIRGGDIVGDHTVLFAGDGERIEISHKSSSRQSYAQGSLRAARFLQKQSNGLFDMQDVLGLRK, encoded by the coding sequence ATGAAAATTGCAATTGCCGGCGCAACGGGTCGTATGGGTAAGATGCTTGTTGAGGCTGTTCTCAATACGGCGGATGCTCAATTGGTTGGCGCCCTCGAACACACCACTTGCCCAAAGTTGGGTGAGGATACTGGCGCATTCTTAGGCAAAAAAACAGGCGTTCTCATTTCTGCTGATGTTGCTCAAGTACTGGCGAATGCGGAGTTTTTAATTGACTTCACGAGACCTGAAGGCACGATGGCGCATTTGATTGTTGCTGAAAAGACCGGCGTCAAAATGATTATTGGCACTACGGGCCTGACCACTGATCAAATTGCGAGTTTGAAAAAAGCTGCCGCTAAGTTGGCGATCGTGTTTGCGCCTAATATGAGTGTGGGCGTTAACGCCACTTTCAAACTCTTGGAGATCGCCGCCAAGATGCTCAATCAAGGCTACGACATTGAGATTATCGAATCCCATCACAAGCACAAGGTAGATGCTCCATCCGGCACTGCCCTGAAAATGGGTGAGGTCATCGCAGATGCATTGGGTGAGAAGCTGGATGATGTAGCGGTTTATGCGCGCGAGGGTCACACTGGTGAGCGTAAAGAAGGCTCGATTGGTTTTGCGACGATTCGTGGTGGCGACATCGTGGGCGATCACACCGTGTTATTCGCTGGTGATGGCGAGCGTATTGAAATCAGTCATAAGTCTTCAAGTCGTCAGTCTTATGCGCAAGGATCGTTACGCGCCGCACGCTTCTTGCAAAAGCAAAGCAATGGTTTATTTGATATGCAGGATGTTCTCGGTTTGCGTAAATAA